One region of Peribacillus simplex genomic DNA includes:
- the ltrA gene encoding group II intron reverse transcriptase/maturase, giving the protein MLMEQILERENLIQALKRVERNKGSHGVDGMRVQNLRPHLVTEWYNMKTALLQGTYQPKPVRRIEIPKPNGGVRLLGIPTVLDRFIQQAIAQILTKIYDSTFSENSYGFRPNKQGHQAVRKAKSYITEGYTWVVDMDLEKFFDKVNHDKLMGMLERKIEDKRVLKLIRKFLQAGIMIGGLFHKSEEGTPQGGPLSPLLSNIMLDDLDKELEKRNLRFVRYADDSTIFVKTRKAAKRAMGNISSFIENKLKLKVNYEKSKYDRPWNRTFLGFSFTKSKKNPKVLLAKQTVKRVKKRIREMTSRKLPIPMELRINKLKQYLRGWMGYFALIDTPNVLKNLDSWIRRRLRMCLWKQWKLPRTRVRKLKGLGVPFGKAYEWGNSRKGYWRIAHSPILDKTLNNVYWLHHGLVNLYERYTKLRQT; this is encoded by the coding sequence ATGTTAATGGAACAGATACTAGAGAGGGAAAACTTAATACAGGCATTGAAGCGTGTAGAAAGAAATAAGGGAAGCCATGGTGTAGATGGAATGCGGGTCCAAAACCTGAGACCGCACCTCGTAACCGAATGGTACAACATGAAAACTGCCCTTTTACAGGGTACCTATCAACCGAAGCCCGTCCGTCGTATCGAAATCCCGAAACCAAACGGCGGAGTTCGGCTTTTGGGTATTCCAACCGTTCTAGACCGTTTCATTCAACAAGCCATTGCCCAAATATTGACCAAGATATATGACTCAACCTTTTCGGAGAATAGCTATGGATTTCGCCCTAACAAACAAGGGCACCAGGCGGTTCGAAAGGCAAAGTCCTATATAACCGAAGGTTATACATGGGTAGTGGATATGGATTTGGAGAAGTTCTTCGATAAAGTGAATCATGACAAGCTCATGGGAATGTTAGAGCGGAAAATTGAAGATAAACGAGTTCTTAAACTGATTCGTAAATTCCTTCAAGCAGGCATTATGATAGGCGGACTTTTTCATAAAAGTGAGGAGGGAACTCCGCAAGGAGGTCCGTTAAGTCCTTTATTATCTAATATCATGTTAGACGATTTAGATAAAGAACTAGAGAAACGCAATCTTCGATTCGTAAGGTATGCGGATGACAGTACTATCTTTGTGAAGACACGAAAAGCCGCCAAACGTGCAATGGGAAATATCTCAAGCTTCATTGAAAATAAACTGAAGCTAAAGGTCAACTACGAGAAGTCGAAGTATGATCGCCCTTGGAACAGAACGTTTCTCGGTTTTAGTTTCACGAAGTCAAAGAAGAACCCGAAGGTTCTACTGGCTAAACAAACGGTGAAGAGGGTAAAGAAACGAATCAGGGAAATGACCTCGAGAAAATTACCGATACCCATGGAACTCCGAATAAATAAGTTAAAGCAATACCTTAGAGGTTGGATGGGGTATTTCGCCCTCATTGATACTCCGAACGTATTGAAGAATTTAGATTCATGGATTCGAAGAAGACTCAGAATGTGCCTATGGAAGCAATGGAAATTACCAAGAACGAGGGTGAGGAAACTCAAAGGATTAGGCGTCCCATTTGGAAAAGCATATGAATGGGGAAATAGCAGAAAGGGTTATTGGCGCATAGCGCATAGTCCTATTCTAGACAAAACCCTTAATAATGTTTATTGGCTCCATCATGGGTTAGTAAATCTATATGAACGATATACAAAAC